The Phycisphaeraceae bacterium genome has a window encoding:
- a CDS encoding NYN domain-containing protein, which translates to MPLLIDTYNVLHVTGVLPPDLAGIDAAGLVDLLALSRYRRMESCLVCDGVPRPGMPVGAVGHARVVYAGGERSADEVIEAMIARCTAPRRMTVVSSDRQIARSARRRRCRTLRAETFLGHLAHDAARSGGHSKAVRKPNPPLPASHVDTWVRLFGLTENDLSLPAADLWWVRPRPGDAEPGDEIDPDDLDMRRILGER; encoded by the coding sequence GTGCCGCTTCTGATCGACACCTACAACGTACTGCACGTCACCGGCGTCCTTCCGCCCGATCTGGCGGGCATCGACGCCGCCGGGCTGGTCGATCTCCTCGCCCTCAGCCGGTACCGCAGGATGGAATCATGCCTCGTCTGTGACGGCGTGCCCCGCCCCGGCATGCCCGTCGGCGCGGTCGGGCACGCCCGCGTTGTCTACGCCGGGGGAGAGCGCTCGGCCGACGAGGTGATCGAAGCCATGATTGCGCGATGCACCGCGCCCCGCCGCATGACCGTGGTGTCCTCCGATCGCCAGATCGCCCGGTCGGCCAGGCGTCGACGCTGCCGCACGCTTCGCGCGGAGACATTCCTCGGCCACCTGGCCCACGACGCGGCTCGATCAGGTGGGCACTCCAAGGCGGTCCGCAAGCCCAATCCCCCACTTCCCGCCTCGCACGTGGACACCTGGGTGCGGCTGTTCGGACTGACCGAAAACGATCTTTCTCTGCCTGCCGCCGACCTGTGGTGGGTGCGCCCCCGCCCCGGCGACGCCGAGCCAGGCGACGAAATCGACCCCGACGACCTCGACATGAGGCGGATTCTGGGGGAACGGTGA
- the rpsU gene encoding 30S ribosomal protein S21, which translates to MAIRIKSRAGESVEQMLRRFKKLCEKEGLTKDIKRRQYYEKPSERARRAMRKAELRVIKGGMMDVRR; encoded by the coding sequence ATGGCTATTCGAATCAAGTCGCGCGCGGGGGAGAGCGTGGAGCAGATGCTCCGGCGCTTCAAGAAACTGTGTGAGAAAGAGGGTCTGACGAAGGATATCAAGCGTCGTCAGTACTACGAGAAGCCCTCGGAGCGTGCCCGCCGCGCCATGCGCAAGGCGGAACTGCGCGTCATCAAGGGTGGGATGATGGACGTTCGTCGCTGA
- a CDS encoding sodium-translocating pyrophosphatase produces MFSTIPTLWFLAPAGALVALAAAYFFSRTVMTRSEGDAGMIEIASAVRSGAMAYLKRQYKVVSLVFLVLVVVLLVLGMIGAQPIWSALGVPIAGLFSGLCGWFGMKMATNASARTTFAAKNSLNDGLTVAFRAGAVMGLVVVGFALLDVSVWFLLWNTVLKGFLPEIEPGMELVPLTTIMLSYGMGASTQALFARVGGGIYTKAADVGADLVGKVEAGIPEDDARNPATIADNVGDNVGDVAGMGADLYESYYGSILATMSLGAAAAFGAGLLNMGESTALAMKLAVAPMALAGIGIFCSLVGVFVVRTREDATFSQLLKSLHMGVWTASAIIVVASLFLLQNLIGTVQGPGGDTIISGWGIWGSIVTGLIAGLVIAFATEYYTSYEHKPTQSIAEQAQTGPATVIIGGIAVGMISTWVPIATIVIGIILAFLFSNGDEHFLMGLYGVGIAAVGMLSTLGITLATDAYGPIADNAGGNAEMTGQPPYVRERTDMLDSLGNTTAATGKGFAIGSAALTAMALLAAYISVVQENLHKITTPTAEQAQAIIAASGEVKAHGEHDRRIAAKYLGHGEFALVRLAADNTAEARFGGLLLASGSVRRELDAEFVGKVMPGGFAAHWNDEDKVLNVVWEMPHGDHSHEAEFTLVPTDRATLAQVMAFYDVTLMNPRVLGGLFMGVLLAFVFCAMTMQAVGRAAYRMMNECRRQFGIMRDAFRRKGMSESDIADATKWPKKIDVSGKTYPDYAECVAISTAGAQREMVIPALLAIIVPVIVGLILGVGGVMGLLAGGLTSGFAVAIFMANAGGAWDNAKKYIEKGHFGGKGSQPHKAAVTGDTVGDPFKDTSGPSLNILIKLIAIVSVVFAGFIVAYGPTVAGMIGL; encoded by the coding sequence ATGTTCTCGACGATTCCGACGCTGTGGTTCCTTGCACCCGCCGGCGCGCTGGTGGCTCTGGCGGCGGCCTACTTCTTCAGCCGGACGGTCATGACCCGCTCCGAAGGCGACGCGGGCATGATCGAGATCGCCTCCGCCGTTCGCTCCGGCGCCATGGCGTATCTGAAACGCCAGTACAAGGTGGTCTCGCTCGTCTTTCTGGTGCTCGTCGTGGTGCTGCTGGTGCTGGGCATGATCGGGGCGCAACCGATCTGGTCGGCTCTGGGCGTGCCCATCGCCGGGTTGTTCTCGGGTCTGTGCGGCTGGTTCGGCATGAAGATGGCCACCAATGCCAGCGCCCGCACGACGTTCGCCGCCAAAAACTCGCTCAACGACGGCTTGACCGTGGCCTTCCGCGCCGGTGCCGTCATGGGCCTGGTCGTGGTCGGCTTCGCGCTGCTGGATGTTTCGGTCTGGTTCCTGCTCTGGAACACCGTGCTCAAGGGCTTCCTGCCCGAGATCGAGCCGGGCATGGAACTGGTGCCGCTGACGACCATCATGCTCTCGTACGGCATGGGCGCCTCGACGCAGGCGCTCTTCGCCCGCGTGGGCGGCGGCATCTACACCAAGGCGGCCGACGTGGGCGCCGACCTGGTGGGCAAGGTCGAGGCGGGTATTCCCGAGGATGACGCCCGCAACCCCGCCACCATCGCCGACAACGTGGGTGACAACGTCGGCGACGTGGCCGGCATGGGCGCCGACCTGTACGAGAGTTACTACGGCTCGATCCTGGCGACGATGTCGCTGGGGGCGGCGGCGGCCTTCGGGGCCGGGCTGCTCAACATGGGCGAATCCACCGCGCTGGCCATGAAGCTGGCCGTGGCCCCCATGGCGCTGGCGGGCATCGGCATCTTCTGTTCGCTGGTGGGCGTGTTCGTGGTGCGAACCAGGGAGGACGCCACCTTCAGCCAGCTGCTCAAGTCGCTGCACATGGGCGTATGGACCGCTTCCGCCATCATCGTGGTGGCGTCGCTCTTCCTGCTTCAGAACCTGATCGGCACGGTGCAGGGACCGGGCGGGGACACCATCATCTCCGGCTGGGGGATCTGGGGGTCGATCGTCACCGGCCTGATCGCGGGGCTGGTCATCGCCTTCGCCACCGAGTACTACACCTCGTACGAGCACAAACCCACGCAGTCAATCGCCGAACAGGCCCAGACCGGTCCGGCCACCGTCATCATCGGCGGCATCGCGGTGGGCATGATCTCCACGTGGGTGCCCATCGCCACCATCGTGATCGGCATCATCCTGGCCTTCCTGTTCTCCAATGGCGATGAGCACTTCCTGATGGGGCTGTACGGCGTGGGCATCGCCGCCGTGGGCATGCTCAGCACGCTGGGCATCACTCTGGCGACCGACGCCTACGGCCCGATCGCCGACAACGCCGGCGGCAACGCCGAGATGACCGGCCAGCCGCCCTACGTGCGCGAGCGGACGGACATGCTCGATTCGCTGGGCAACACCACCGCCGCGACCGGAAAGGGCTTCGCCATCGGCTCGGCGGCGCTCACCGCCATGGCGCTGCTGGCGGCGTACATTTCGGTGGTGCAGGAGAATCTGCACAAGATCACCACGCCCACCGCGGAGCAGGCCCAGGCCATCATCGCCGCGTCAGGCGAGGTGAAGGCCCACGGCGAACACGACCGTCGGATTGCCGCCAAGTATCTTGGCCACGGTGAGTTCGCCCTGGTTCGACTGGCCGCGGACAACACCGCCGAGGCGCGCTTCGGCGGGCTGCTGCTCGCCAGCGGATCGGTGCGGCGCGAGCTCGACGCCGAGTTCGTCGGCAAGGTCATGCCGGGCGGCTTCGCGGCGCACTGGAACGACGAGGACAAGGTGCTCAACGTGGTGTGGGAGATGCCGCACGGCGACCACTCGCACGAGGCGGAGTTCACGCTCGTGCCCACCGACCGCGCCACGCTGGCCCAGGTGATGGCCTTCTACGACGTGACCCTGATGAACCCGCGCGTCCTGGGCGGGCTGTTCATGGGCGTGCTGCTGGCCTTCGTGTTCTGCGCCATGACGATGCAGGCCGTCGGCCGCGCCGCGTACCGCATGATGAACGAGTGCCGCCGGCAGTTCGGCATCATGCGCGACGCCTTCCGCAGGAAGGGCATGAGCGAGTCGGACATCGCCGACGCCACCAAGTGGCCCAAGAAGATCGACGTGAGCGGCAAGACCTATCCCGACTACGCTGAGTGCGTGGCCATCTCCACCGCCGGGGCGCAGAGGGAAATGGTCATTCCGGCCCTGCTGGCCATCATCGTGCCCGTGATCGTGGGGCTGATTCTGGGCGTGGGCGGGGTGATGGGCCTGCTGGCGGGCGGGCTCACCAGCGGCTTCGCGGTGGCGATCTTCATGGCCAACGCGGGCGGCGCCTGGGACAATGCCAAGAAGTACATCGAAAAGGGCCACTTCGGCGGCAAGGGCTCGCAGCCCCACAAGGCCGCCGTCACGGGCGACACCGTGGGCGACCCCTTCAAGGACACCTCGGGGCCGTCGCTGAACATCC